The following coding sequences lie in one Desulfurispira natronophila genomic window:
- a CDS encoding TatD family hydrolase produces the protein MPRYIDIHTHLALKDYDYGESLEQRLQAAREQGVARCITIGTDDEDNQTNSHICQQHDDIFMAVGIHPSESTDAGRVRQSLEHMAPLLKSPKTIAVGETGLDYYWTRDHVEAQRDAFHQHLKLAQVHDLPVMVHSREAFDDTCAILAQHQCRGVIHCFTGSVAEARAFLDMGYLISLPGIVTFPKAKQMHEVAKFLPAEHLLCETDSPYLSPVPRRGRENQSAHIPHIYAAIAELRGQQVEELAGQIWDNAEKLFRFEAVRSC, from the coding sequence ATGCCACGCTATATCGACATTCATACGCACCTGGCCCTCAAGGACTATGACTATGGCGAAAGCCTGGAGCAGCGCCTGCAGGCTGCTCGTGAGCAGGGAGTAGCCCGCTGCATCACCATTGGCACCGATGACGAGGACAATCAGACCAATAGCCATATCTGCCAGCAGCATGATGATATCTTTATGGCGGTTGGCATTCACCCTTCAGAAAGTACCGACGCCGGGAGAGTGCGTCAGAGCCTGGAGCATATGGCCCCGCTGCTGAAATCTCCCAAAACCATTGCCGTAGGCGAAACCGGGCTTGACTACTACTGGACCCGCGATCATGTGGAGGCGCAGCGCGACGCCTTTCACCAACACCTGAAACTGGCACAAGTGCACGATTTGCCAGTCATGGTGCACAGTCGCGAAGCTTTTGACGATACATGCGCCATCCTTGCCCAGCACCAATGCCGGGGGGTGATCCACTGCTTTACCGGTTCAGTTGCTGAGGCGCGAGCTTTTCTCGATATGGGTTACCTCATATCTCTGCCAGGAATCGTCACTTTTCCCAAGGCCAAACAGATGCACGAAGTGGCAAAGTTTCTGCCCGCTGAGCACTTGCTGTGCGAAACCGACTCCCCTTACCTCTCGCCAGTGCCGCGGCGGGGCCGGGAAAACCAGAGCGCCCATATTCCTCATATTTACGCAGCCATTGCCGAGTTACGTGGGCAGCAGGTGGAGGAACTGGCAGGACAAATATGGGATAACGCAGAAAAGCTGTTCCGGTTTGAAGCCGTCAGGAGCTGCTAG
- a CDS encoding L-threonylcarbamoyladenylate synthase, with the protein MEPVSPQNIRYLVFSQLLHIVKAFKSEQVVCFPTETLYGLGGMATSERATRDILGLKGRSPESPLPVLFANRQQLDEYLEVPAELNILLEHFWPGPLTVVLKARRELPAGVSSASGEVAARITSHRLLRTVIDYVGPISATSANRSGEDPALTAESCAALGPHVIIMDDPCASQEASTIVAWRDGELQVLREGAISSEYLQQALKQA; encoded by the coding sequence ATGGAACCAGTAAGCCCCCAAAATATAAGGTATTTGGTTTTTAGCCAGCTGTTACACATTGTTAAAGCTTTCAAGTCAGAGCAGGTGGTTTGCTTTCCCACCGAGACCCTCTATGGGCTTGGTGGAATGGCTACCAGTGAGCGGGCTACCCGGGATATCCTTGGCCTCAAGGGACGCTCCCCCGAGTCTCCCCTGCCGGTTTTGTTTGCCAACCGTCAGCAGCTGGATGAATACCTGGAAGTTCCCGCCGAATTGAATATTTTGCTGGAGCATTTTTGGCCAGGGCCGCTGACTGTGGTACTCAAGGCCCGCCGGGAACTCCCCGCCGGTGTTAGCAGTGCCAGTGGTGAGGTGGCTGCTCGTATTACCTCCCACCGCCTGCTGCGTACCGTTATTGATTATGTGGGTCCTATCAGCGCCACAAGCGCTAATCGTAGCGGTGAAGACCCGGCCCTTACTGCCGAGTCCTGTGCAGCCCTTGGTCCCCACGTTATCATCATGGACGACCCCTGTGCCTCGCAGGAAGCATCTACTATTGTAGCCTGGCGAGACGGGGAATTGCAGGTTTTGCGTGAGGGAGCTATCTCCAGTGAGTATTTGCAGCAAGCTTTGAAGCAGGCCTGA
- a CDS encoding PSP1 domain-containing protein produces the protein MPDRIKVVSVKFRTAGKLYEFLHNEDLDIKVGEYIIVSLEKGEGIATVVHPPFATDRDKNRVYRRVLRKATEEDVAMHKANQELEIYAFETALHRVKKHRLPMKLVRAEYLFDASKITFYFTADGRVDFRELVKDLAQEFKTRIEMRQIGVRDETKLLGGFAPCGRTCCCSSFLRDFAPVSIRMAKEQNLNLSPSKISGLCGRLMCCLVYEHSQYEQALESMPKLESEYDDGRVKGTVIKLNPLKRTLLVLTVDGKHEEIDLNTRRGAPRFCNRCQGEASACQCPTRQVRAKVEAATPPEPVTPEEGEYDLSAWQEPIVGFSKEQAPDVPAAQKEIRRPAKPRSKPKGEQVQSESKEKESGREQGKRRSRGSRRSKEKRNAPKKGNSGATQSESPSPAGADSAVTEHSISRQQTPRWKNRSTGAVIDHSDNGK, from the coding sequence TTGCCAGACCGTATAAAGGTTGTCAGCGTCAAGTTTCGCACCGCCGGCAAGCTTTATGAGTTCCTCCATAATGAGGATCTGGACATAAAGGTGGGGGAGTACATTATAGTCTCCCTGGAGAAGGGCGAGGGTATTGCTACCGTTGTTCATCCTCCTTTTGCCACTGACAGAGACAAGAACCGTGTTTATCGTCGGGTGCTTCGCAAAGCTACTGAGGAAGATGTGGCCATGCACAAAGCCAATCAAGAGCTAGAGATTTATGCTTTTGAGACGGCACTGCATCGAGTAAAAAAGCATCGCCTGCCCATGAAGCTGGTGCGGGCTGAGTATCTATTTGATGCCAGCAAGATAACATTCTACTTTACAGCTGATGGCCGGGTGGACTTTCGCGAACTGGTGAAGGATCTGGCCCAGGAGTTCAAGACTCGCATTGAAATGCGCCAGATTGGCGTGCGCGATGAAACCAAGCTTCTGGGCGGATTTGCTCCTTGCGGTCGCACTTGCTGTTGCAGTTCATTTTTGCGGGATTTCGCGCCCGTGTCTATCCGCATGGCCAAGGAACAGAATCTTAATCTCAGCCCCTCCAAAATTTCCGGCCTCTGTGGCCGTCTCATGTGCTGCCTCGTCTATGAACACTCCCAGTATGAGCAGGCTCTAGAAAGTATGCCCAAACTGGAGTCGGAGTACGATGATGGGCGGGTCAAGGGAACCGTTATCAAGCTCAATCCCCTCAAGCGCACCTTGTTGGTACTTACGGTTGATGGTAAGCACGAAGAGATTGATCTTAATACCCGCAGGGGAGCTCCCCGATTTTGCAATCGCTGTCAGGGTGAGGCATCGGCCTGTCAGTGCCCGACCCGCCAGGTTCGGGCTAAAGTAGAAGCCGCCACGCCACCGGAACCGGTAACACCGGAAGAAGGTGAGTATGATCTCTCTGCCTGGCAGGAGCCCATTGTTGGCTTCAGCAAGGAGCAGGCCCCGGATGTGCCTGCAGCGCAGAAAGAGATTCGACGTCCTGCCAAGCCTCGCAGTAAGCCAAAGGGCGAGCAGGTTCAGTCAGAGTCCAAAGAGAAGGAATCGGGCCGAGAGCAGGGTAAGCGTCGCTCTCGCGGTTCCCGGCGAAGTAAGGAAAAGCGAAATGCACCAAAAAAAGGCAATTCAGGGGCAACGCAGAGCGAATCCCCATCGCCAGCAGGAGCAGATTCAGCAGTGACGGAGCACAGTATATCCCGTCAACAGACTCCTCGCTGGAAAAACCGCAGCACCGGTGCGGTTATAGATCACAGCGACAACGGCAAGTGA
- a CDS encoding methylenetetrahydrofolate reductase: MNTQSTRIAVELVPRSEDSLQRELQIVQDFPQVSAINIPDILRFDMRSWEGCALAQRGGYASVAHIRAIDINPKKTLPMLDYLQQNSIGEVLVIAGDIPQNHARTIYPATSVDIIRKFKKEAPQIQVYAAIDPYRQSFRKECESMQRKLDVGADGFFTQPFFDLRLMEVYGELLAEENVYWGVSPVLAERSQHYWETRNAAIFPQSFTPTLEWNLKFANDALSFVKRHGFHIYFMPIKTDLRAYMQGIDFSIA; this comes from the coding sequence ATGAACACCCAATCCACTCGCATAGCCGTAGAGCTGGTGCCCCGCAGCGAAGACTCCCTGCAGCGTGAGCTGCAGATCGTTCAGGATTTTCCCCAGGTAAGCGCTATCAATATTCCCGACATTTTACGCTTTGACATGCGCAGCTGGGAGGGATGCGCCCTGGCTCAACGCGGCGGCTACGCCAGCGTGGCCCACATCCGCGCCATTGACATCAATCCCAAAAAAACACTGCCCATGCTGGACTACCTGCAGCAAAACAGCATCGGCGAAGTGCTAGTTATTGCAGGCGATATTCCCCAGAACCATGCCCGCACCATCTACCCTGCCACCAGTGTGGATATCATCCGCAAGTTCAAAAAAGAGGCGCCCCAGATCCAGGTCTACGCGGCCATCGATCCCTATCGCCAGAGTTTTCGCAAAGAGTGTGAATCCATGCAGCGCAAGTTGGATGTGGGTGCCGATGGTTTTTTCACCCAGCCCTTTTTTGACCTGCGCCTGATGGAGGTTTACGGAGAGCTGCTGGCGGAGGAGAATGTCTACTGGGGGGTCAGCCCGGTGCTGGCGGAACGCTCTCAGCACTACTGGGAAACCCGCAATGCAGCCATCTTTCCCCAAAGTTTTACCCCGACCCTGGAGTGGAACCTGAAATTTGCCAATGATGCACTTTCCTTTGTCAAGCGCCACGGTTTTCATATATATTTTATGCCTATCAAAACCGATCTGCGTGCTTACATGCAGGGGATAGATTTTTCGATAGCCTGA
- a CDS encoding WbuC family cupin fold metalloprotein — MKRIDVSYLSTLVQQAQSSSLLRHIETFTSSRDHTIRRFLHALEPGSYLRPVSLSTVDKVLLCLQGKVLVATFTEEQLFDEVVALGADLPSRGLEISAGTCHCMVALESASVLYESHYGNLESPVEAPWAPEDEDESSARHFRHKVILAHSKEGVLGELLSHGLMERYFEHKTLTRTSLEAAEALGVDVGQIAKSIVLMSDDGEAVIVVLAGDRRVDLGKVRHALGKKFRIATPEQTLATTGYLVGSVSPFAILEPSSIYIDVSLRGFSEIYPAAGSTNNGFRTTFRELTDILGFPRCDFAKEVVAAL, encoded by the coding sequence ATGAAACGCATAGACGTCAGTTACCTTTCCACGCTGGTGCAACAGGCTCAGAGCTCATCATTGTTGCGCCATATTGAAACCTTTACCAGCTCCCGCGACCATACTATTCGCCGTTTTCTCCACGCATTGGAGCCGGGCAGCTACCTGCGTCCTGTCTCCTTGAGTACGGTGGACAAGGTTTTGCTTTGCCTGCAAGGGAAGGTTCTGGTGGCGACCTTTACAGAGGAGCAGCTTTTTGACGAGGTGGTGGCCTTGGGTGCCGATTTGCCCAGTCGTGGGTTGGAGATTTCTGCTGGAACATGCCACTGCATGGTGGCATTGGAGTCGGCCAGCGTGTTGTACGAGTCTCACTATGGCAACCTTGAGAGCCCTGTGGAGGCACCTTGGGCCCCGGAGGACGAAGACGAGTCCAGTGCCCGCCACTTTCGCCACAAGGTTATTCTTGCCCACTCCAAGGAGGGGGTGTTGGGAGAGCTTCTTTCCCACGGTCTGATGGAGCGGTACTTTGAACACAAGACTTTGACCCGGACTTCACTTGAGGCTGCCGAGGCCCTGGGGGTTGATGTCGGGCAGATTGCCAAGAGCATTGTGCTGATGAGCGACGATGGCGAGGCGGTTATTGTGGTGCTGGCAGGGGATCGCCGGGTGGATCTCGGCAAGGTACGTCACGCCCTGGGAAAGAAATTTCGCATTGCCACTCCGGAGCAGACTCTGGCGACTACTGGTTATCTAGTGGGCTCGGTGAGTCCTTTTGCGATTCTGGAGCCTTCTTCGATATACATTGATGTAAGTTTGCGTGGTTTTTCCGAAATTTACCCTGCTGCTGGCAGCACCAACAATGGCTTTCGCACGACTTTTCGAGAGTTGACTGATATCCTGGGTTTTCCGCGTTGTGACTTTGCCAAGGAGGTTGTGGCCGCGTTATGA
- the metG gene encoding methionine--tRNA ligase produces the protein MSQTYYVTTPIYYVNDVPHIGHAYTTVACDVAARYHRLAGKDVMFLTGTDEHGMKIERAATANGQTPIELASRVVKRFQELWQVMDISHDDFIRTTEDRHKAGVHKLFCQLKDQGDIYLGEYEGWYCTPCESFWTETQVGESCLCPDCGRPVEKLKEQSYFFRMSKYAQPLLEHIRQHPEFIQPESRRNEIVRFVESGLRDLSISRTTFDWGIKVPDDSDHVLYVWFDALSNYMTAIGYGTDEEKFQRYWPASVHVVGKDILRFHTVYWPTFLMAAGIELPRQVFAHGWWTVEGKKMSKSLMNAVDPATLVEQFGVDAIRYFLMREVPFGLDGDFSMQALVGRINSDLANDLGNLLNRISGMIFRYFDGTIPPAPASSTQREAQLISATAERISGYRSDMEHMAFNRALMKVWELISSYNKYIVETEPWTLHKAGKTEELQTVLATVAEGMRIIANATWPFMPGSSERILQALGCELEGNLEFDYSASSRTMQQMPVLFSRVEDIPVIAEEGEGEEESTPRIDFDTFLQVSIKAGRIVGCQKVPKSSKLLKLEVDLGEGRLRTIVSGIAQSYSPEDLLDKNVSVIANLKPAKLMGIESEGMILAAKTAKNRFEVPFLSEQVKPGTDIR, from the coding sequence ATGAGTCAGACCTATTATGTTACGACCCCAATTTACTACGTCAACGACGTTCCCCATATTGGTCACGCCTACACTACGGTGGCATGTGATGTTGCCGCTCGCTATCACCGACTGGCCGGCAAGGATGTCATGTTTCTGACCGGCACCGACGAGCACGGCATGAAGATTGAGCGGGCAGCCACGGCTAACGGTCAGACTCCCATTGAACTGGCCAGCCGTGTTGTCAAACGCTTTCAGGAACTGTGGCAGGTCATGGATATTTCCCACGACGACTTTATCCGTACCACCGAAGATCGTCATAAAGCCGGTGTGCACAAGCTCTTTTGCCAACTCAAGGATCAGGGTGATATTTATTTAGGTGAATACGAAGGCTGGTATTGCACTCCCTGCGAGTCATTCTGGACAGAGACCCAGGTGGGGGAAAGCTGTCTGTGCCCCGACTGTGGCCGCCCAGTGGAAAAACTTAAGGAGCAGTCCTACTTTTTTCGCATGAGCAAGTATGCTCAGCCCTTGCTGGAGCATATCCGGCAGCATCCTGAGTTTATACAGCCGGAAAGTCGTCGCAACGAGATAGTTCGTTTTGTTGAGAGCGGCCTGCGGGATCTCTCCATCTCCCGCACTACCTTTGATTGGGGTATCAAGGTTCCCGATGATTCGGATCACGTACTTTACGTCTGGTTTGACGCTCTTTCCAACTATATGACCGCTATTGGCTATGGAACCGACGAAGAAAAATTTCAGCGTTACTGGCCCGCTTCGGTACATGTGGTGGGCAAGGATATCCTGCGTTTTCACACAGTCTACTGGCCAACCTTCCTCATGGCAGCCGGTATTGAGTTGCCCCGCCAGGTCTTTGCACACGGCTGGTGGACAGTGGAAGGCAAAAAGATGAGCAAGTCCCTGATGAACGCCGTTGACCCCGCCACGCTGGTAGAGCAGTTCGGCGTCGATGCCATCCGTTACTTTCTTATGCGGGAAGTCCCCTTTGGCCTGGACGGAGATTTCAGCATGCAGGCGCTGGTGGGGCGCATAAACAGCGACCTGGCCAACGACTTGGGCAACCTGCTCAACCGTATATCCGGCATGATCTTTCGCTACTTTGACGGCACCATTCCTCCGGCGCCTGCCAGCTCCACTCAGCGGGAAGCCCAATTGATCAGCGCGACGGCAGAGCGCATCAGCGGCTATCGCAGTGACATGGAGCACATGGCCTTCAACCGGGCCCTCATGAAGGTGTGGGAACTCATCAGCAGCTACAACAAGTACATCGTGGAAACCGAACCCTGGACACTGCACAAAGCGGGTAAAACCGAGGAGCTGCAGACGGTTCTTGCCACCGTGGCCGAGGGCATGCGCATCATTGCTAACGCCACCTGGCCCTTTATGCCCGGCTCATCGGAGCGCATTCTGCAGGCGCTTGGCTGTGAGCTTGAGGGGAACCTGGAGTTTGACTACTCCGCCAGCAGCCGCACCATGCAGCAGATGCCGGTGCTCTTTTCCCGCGTCGAAGATATTCCCGTCATTGCAGAAGAGGGCGAAGGTGAGGAGGAGTCAACCCCTCGCATCGACTTTGATACCTTCCTCCAGGTCAGCATCAAGGCCGGACGCATTGTGGGCTGTCAAAAGGTGCCCAAATCGAGCAAACTGCTGAAACTGGAAGTGGATCTGGGTGAGGGTCGCCTTCGCACTATCGTCAGCGGCATTGCCCAATCATACTCCCCCGAGGATCTGCTGGACAAGAACGTATCGGTCATCGCCAACCTGAAGCCTGCCAAGCTGATGGGCATTGAATCCGAGGGCATGATCCTGGCAGCCAAAACGGCCAAGAACCGCTTCGAAGTCCCCTTTCTCAGCGAGCAGGTGAAGCCGGGAACGGATATTCGCTGA
- the miaB gene encoding tRNA (N6-isopentenyl adenosine(37)-C2)-methylthiotransferase MiaB, with amino-acid sequence MRKAFVKTYGCQMNVSDSERIRGALLAGGLEIVTDPAEADLVIFNTCSVRQKAEQKVFSDIGRLRRLKQQKHEFTIALCGCIPQVQREKILRDNQLIDLVFGVNNISRLMDYLEQVRRGERVCAIQEEFFEDEYHTPAQRDDRYRAYVTVMNGCDNFCSYCIVPYTRGRERSRSLPSILAEVERLLDDGVREITLLGQNVNSYHWRDGSSSIRFPELLQRVHDFHDLQRLRFVTSHPKDFTPAMVEAMKLPKVCKYLHLPAQSGSNRILQQMNRGYTREQYLERIGLLREEIPGVALSSDFLVGFPGETEDDFQQTMDLVRQVGYRQIFGFNYSVRPETRAATMPEQVPFAIMNERLGRLFELQEDISRDLSARMLSTVQRVLVEGPSKKNPDVMVGRTDCNAVVHFVAPPDMPGKMADIHITQTREFTLYGDIQSRVNQHEPVS; translated from the coding sequence ATGCGCAAGGCTTTTGTCAAAACCTACGGTTGTCAGATGAATGTCAGCGATTCGGAGCGCATACGAGGTGCTTTGCTGGCTGGGGGCCTGGAAATAGTAACCGATCCCGCCGAAGCAGACCTGGTTATATTCAATACCTGCAGTGTGCGGCAGAAGGCTGAACAGAAGGTATTCTCGGATATTGGCCGACTGCGACGTCTCAAGCAGCAAAAACACGAATTTACGATAGCCCTGTGTGGTTGTATTCCTCAAGTGCAGCGTGAAAAGATTTTACGTGATAATCAACTCATCGATCTGGTTTTTGGCGTCAATAATATATCACGCCTGATGGATTACTTGGAGCAGGTGCGCCGGGGTGAGCGGGTATGTGCCATCCAGGAGGAGTTTTTTGAAGACGAGTACCATACGCCGGCGCAACGCGATGATCGTTACCGGGCTTATGTAACGGTAATGAATGGCTGTGATAATTTCTGCAGCTACTGCATAGTGCCCTATACCCGTGGTCGAGAGCGCTCCCGTTCTCTGCCTTCTATTCTTGCAGAAGTGGAGCGTTTGTTGGATGACGGTGTGCGGGAGATAACCTTGCTCGGCCAGAACGTCAACTCTTACCATTGGCGTGATGGAAGCTCTTCGATTCGTTTTCCCGAGCTTTTGCAGCGCGTTCACGATTTTCATGATCTGCAGCGCCTGCGCTTTGTCACCTCCCACCCCAAGGATTTTACCCCGGCCATGGTGGAGGCCATGAAATTGCCCAAAGTGTGCAAGTACCTGCATCTGCCTGCTCAGTCCGGCTCTAATCGCATACTGCAGCAGATGAATCGGGGTTATACCCGTGAGCAGTACCTGGAGCGCATTGGCCTGCTGCGGGAGGAAATCCCCGGTGTTGCCCTCTCCTCAGACTTTCTGGTGGGATTTCCCGGTGAAACGGAAGATGACTTTCAGCAGACGATGGACCTGGTGAGGCAGGTGGGCTATCGTCAGATTTTTGGATTTAATTACTCAGTTCGCCCTGAAACTCGCGCAGCCACTATGCCAGAACAGGTTCCATTTGCGATCATGAATGAGAGGCTGGGGCGTCTCTTTGAGTTACAGGAAGATATTTCACGAGATCTGAGTGCCCGGATGCTCAGTACGGTGCAGCGGGTGCTGGTTGAAGGTCCGTCGAAAAAAAATCCCGATGTGATGGTGGGACGGACTGACTGTAATGCTGTGGTACACTTTGTGGCTCCGCCAGATATGCCGGGGAAAATGGCTGACATTCATATAACCCAGACCCGCGAATTTACTCTCTATGGAGATATACAGAGCCGTGTCAATCAACATGAACCAGTATCTTGA
- a CDS encoding RrF2 family transcriptional regulator yields MAFVSSKGAYGLAAMLYLAQNPDKIIQIRDIAKYGNIPQNYLEQILVQLKKGNFVISTRGAGGGYQLGMDPREITVFHILERLEGGFGANRYNVENKALDFFWNDVENRIAEVFSTTLADLVDLSQKLDSHTMYYI; encoded by the coding sequence ATGGCATTTGTTTCATCCAAAGGCGCTTATGGCCTGGCGGCCATGCTTTACCTGGCCCAGAACCCAGATAAAATCATACAAATTCGCGACATAGCCAAATACGGAAATATCCCCCAAAACTACCTGGAGCAGATCCTGGTACAACTAAAAAAGGGGAACTTCGTTATAAGCACAAGAGGGGCCGGTGGTGGCTACCAACTGGGGATGGACCCACGTGAAATCACTGTCTTCCACATACTGGAGCGCCTTGAGGGAGGTTTCGGGGCCAATCGCTACAATGTGGAAAACAAGGCCCTGGATTTTTTCTGGAACGATGTGGAAAACCGCATCGCCGAAGTCTTTTCCACCACCTTGGCTGACCTGGTAGACCTGAGCCAGAAGCTTGATTCACACACCATGTACTATATCTGA
- the purE gene encoding 5-(carboxyamino)imidazole ribonucleotide mutase, producing MSYTVGIVMGSDNDMEVMQEAVLALREFGIKSEVIVSSAHRTPERTLEWTKTARERGLSAIIAGAGAAAHLAGVVSSKTTLPVVAVPISATSLNGLDALLSTVQMPAGVPVACMAIGKAGARNAGIYVAMMLGMNDEEIARKLDQYKLDMATKVMEKSKRIEQEWNQ from the coding sequence ATGTCCTATACGGTTGGGATTGTCATGGGATCGGACAACGATATGGAAGTGATGCAGGAGGCGGTTCTCGCCCTGCGTGAATTTGGAATTAAATCAGAAGTTATTGTCAGTTCAGCCCACCGCACACCGGAGCGCACACTGGAATGGACCAAGACTGCTCGTGAGCGGGGGCTCAGTGCAATTATTGCTGGTGCTGGCGCTGCGGCTCACCTGGCGGGTGTGGTAAGCTCCAAAACCACGTTGCCAGTGGTGGCAGTGCCTATCAGTGCTACTTCGCTGAACGGCCTCGATGCCCTTCTCTCAACGGTGCAGATGCCAGCTGGTGTTCCGGTGGCCTGCATGGCAATTGGCAAGGCTGGTGCACGCAATGCCGGTATTTACGTAGCTATGATGCTGGGCATGAATGATGAAGAGATTGCGCGCAAGCTGGATCAGTACAAGCTGGATATGGCTACCAAAGTAATGGAGAAATCTAAGCGGATTGAGCAGGAATGGAACCAGTAA
- the tmk gene encoding dTMP kinase, which translates to MSGVFITFEGPDGAGKTTQLQRLSRHLQQLGTEHICTREPGGTPTAERIRTLIFDPEVQLVPDAELLLFAAARAQHVQECIAPALEQGRWVLCDRFTLSTLVYQGYGRGLSHERIYQLSAMATGGLQPHLQLVVDVDALHGQQRIHQRHGDVNNRFDTLSCEFHQRVVEGFRAAASSEANCFVVDGRNSEDEVHHSIINALQQRGLL; encoded by the coding sequence ATGAGTGGGGTATTTATTACCTTTGAGGGTCCTGATGGTGCGGGCAAGACTACGCAGCTGCAGCGACTCTCCCGGCATTTGCAGCAATTGGGTACAGAGCACATCTGCACCCGTGAGCCAGGTGGTACGCCCACGGCTGAGCGTATTCGCACCTTGATTTTCGACCCAGAAGTTCAGTTGGTGCCGGATGCGGAGCTGCTGCTTTTTGCTGCTGCTCGCGCCCAGCATGTGCAGGAGTGTATAGCTCCTGCTCTTGAGCAGGGCCGGTGGGTGCTTTGTGATCGCTTTACTCTCTCCACTCTGGTTTACCAGGGCTATGGTCGCGGTCTGAGCCACGAGCGGATTTATCAGCTTTCCGCCATGGCTACCGGTGGGCTCCAGCCCCATTTGCAACTGGTGGTTGATGTGGATGCCCTGCATGGGCAGCAACGGATCCACCAGCGCCACGGCGATGTCAATAATCGGTTTGACACCCTTTCCTGTGAGTTTCATCAGCGAGTGGTTGAGGGTTTTCGCGCTGCGGCTAGCAGTGAGGCTAACTGTTTTGTGGTTGATGGCCGTAACAGTGAGGACGAGGTGCACCACTCCATTATCAACGCTCTGCAACAGCGAGGTCTTCTGTGA